A stretch of Macadamia integrifolia cultivar HAES 741 chromosome 7, SCU_Mint_v3, whole genome shotgun sequence DNA encodes these proteins:
- the LOC122085202 gene encoding GDSL esterase/lipase At2g30310-like, with translation MVSSSSSSSSSFFSFSFFFVLLLLHSCTAHNLPKFSAILIFGDSTVDTGNNNFIPTIFRANHAPYGREFPGHVATGRFSDGKLVPDLVASALGIKDLVPPFLDPHLSNEELKTGANFASAGSGYDDLTSVVSNVIPVSRQLLLFEEYLLRLNLIVGPIEAKQIINDALVTISAGSNDFLFSFYDIPSRKLEYDVYGYQDFLQGKLQDFIKKLISLGCRKFLVAGVPPFGCLPFQITEQSLNLTESSRGCLEKENRDARVYNFKLVRLLKKIQDSNPGVKVVYLNIYDPFIDMIDHPQKYGFVETKKGCCGSGLLEAGPICNAFTKPCANASQYLFWDSIHPGEEAYRVISQFVMENALPSFLS, from the exons AtggtctcttcttcttcttcttcttcctcctccttcttctccttctccttcttctttgttctcttgcTGCTACACTCATGCACTGCCCACAACCTACCAAAATTCTCAGCCATTTTAATTTTTGGGGATTCGACTGTGGATACTGGAAATAACAACTTCATCCCAACAATATTTAGGGCCAACCATGCCCCTTATGGTAGAGAATTCCCTGGTCATGTAGCAACTGGAAGGTTTTCTGATGGAAAACTTGTTCCTGATCTAGTAGCCTCTGCCTTAGGAATCAAAGATCTTGTACCACCTTTCTTAGACCCACATCTATCTAATGAAGAACTCAAAACTGGAGCCAATTTTGCTTCAGCAGGATCAGGTTATGATGATCTAACATCAGTGGTATCAAATGTGATACCAGTGTCAAGACAACTATTGTTATTCGAGGAGTATCTCTTGAGGCTTAATTTGATAGTAGGACCAATAGAGGCTAAACAAATAATTAATGATGCCTTGGTTACGATTAGTGCTGGATCCAATGACTTCCTCTTCAGCTTCTATGATATACCATCAAGGAAGTTAGAGTATGATGTTTATGGCTATCAAGATTTCTTACAAGGAAAGTTGCAAGACTTTATTAAG AAATTGATATCCTTGGGATGTCGGAAGTTCTTGGTTGCTGGTGTTCCTCCATTCGGGTGTTTGCCTTTCCAGATCACAGAACAGTCATTAAATCTTACAGAATCTAGTCGAGGGTGCCTTGAAAAGGAGAATAGAGATGCTCGCGTTTATAATTTCAAGCTCGTGAGACTattgaaaaaaatacaagattcCAATCCAGGAGTTAAAGTGGTGTACCTCAACATCTATGACCCTTTCATTGACATGATCGACCACCCTCAGAAATACG GATTTGTGGAAACAAAGAAAGGGTGCTGTGGAAGTGGATTGCTAGAAGCAGGACCTATTTGTAACGCATTCACAAAACCATGTGCCAATGCATCCCAATATCTGTTTTGGGACTCTATTCATCCTGGGGAAGAAGCCTACCGAGTTATATCCCAATTTGTAATGGAGAATGCTCTTCCCAGCTTCTTGTCCTAA
- the LOC122085203 gene encoding GDSL esterase/lipase At2g30310-like → MASSSFSFSFSFSFFFLVVFLHSCSASAMPKFPAILVFGDSTVDTGNNNFISTPFKGNHYPYGREFPGQISTGRFSDGKLVPDIVTSALGIKELVPPFLHPSLSDEELRTGVSFASAGSGFDKLTTIASRVIPVPQQLLYFVEYIKRLNKVVGEQDAQKIVSGALVVISAGSNDFLLNYYDLPTRKQQFDVAGYEDFILGKLQDLIQKLLDMGCRKFLVAGVPPFGCLPIQITAQSINITDSSRVCVEEENEDARLYNSKLMRLVKQLQESGQGSKLVYLNIYDPLMDMVNHPQKYGFVETKKGCCGSGLLESGPLCNRLTPPCANASQYLFWDSIHPGEVAYRVISQFVVDNALPRFLS, encoded by the exons ATggcttcttcctccttctccttctccttctccttctccttcttcttcttagttgTCTTTCTCCACTCATGCAGTGCCTCGGCCATGCCAAAATTCCCAgctattttggtttttggtgaTTCAACTGTGGATACTGGCAATAACAACTTCATCTCAACACCATTTAAGGGAAATCATTACCCTTATGGTAGAGAATTCCCTGGTCAAATTTCAACTGGGAGATTTTCTGATGGAAAACTTGTTCCCGATATAGTGACTTCTGCCTTGGGAATCAAAGAGCTTGTACCACCATTTCTACACCCGTCTCTATCTGATGAAGAACTCCGAACTGGAGTCAGTTTCGCTTCAGCAGGATCAGGTTTTGATAAACTGACCACAATAGCATCAAGGGTGATACCAGTGCCACAACAATTATTGTACTTTGTGGAGTATATCAAGAGGCTTAATAAGGTAGTAGGAGAACAAGATGCTCAAAAAATTGTTAGTGGTGCCTTGGTTGTCATTAGTGCAGGATCCAATGACTTCCTCTTGAACTACTATGATTTACCAACAAGGAAGCAACAGTTCGATGTTGCTGGGTATGAAGATTTTATACTAGGAAAGCTGCAAGACTTAATTcag AAACTGTTGGATATGGGATGTCGGAAATTCTTGGTAGCTGGAGTTCCTCCATTTGGGTGTTTGCCTATCCAGATCACAGCACAGTCAATAAATATTACAGATTCTAGCCGAGTGTGTGTTGAGGAAGAGAATGAAGATGCTCGCCTTTATAATTCCAAGCTTATGCGACTAGTGAAACAACTACAAGAATCGGGTCAAGGAAGCAAATTGGTGTACCTCAACATCTACGACCCTCTAATGGACATGGTCAACCACCCTCAAAAATATG GATTTgtggaaacaaaaaaagggtGCTGTGGAAGTGGATTGCTAGAATCAGGACCTCTTTGTAATCGACTCACACCACCATGTGCCAATGCATCTCAGTATCTGTTTTGGGACTCTATTCATCCTGGTGAAGTCGCCTACAGAGTCATATCCCAATTCGTAGTGGACAATGCTCTTCCTAGGTTCTTGTCCTAA